A window from Citrus sinensis cultivar Valencia sweet orange chromosome 3, DVS_A1.0, whole genome shotgun sequence encodes these proteins:
- the LOC102607151 gene encoding pentatricopeptide repeat-containing protein At1g79080, chloroplastic codes for MATLLSSVSTLANPSPEPFRKAYGFYSQIPNLHSFSLNKGFIRVLASTQVTISPKDSVYTKPNRKPGNNNDTRHRDHKLNDAFLQLERMVSKGHKPDVVQATNLLYDLCKANKMKKAIKVMEMMVSSGIIPDASSYTYLVNCLCKKGNVGYAMQLVEKMEDYGYPTNTVTYNSLVRGLCMLGNLNQSLQFLDRLIQKGLVPNAFTYSFLLEAAYKERGVHEAMKLLDDIIAKGGKPNLVSYNVLLTGLCKEGRTEEAIRFFRDLPSKGFEPNVVSYNILLRSLCMEGRWEEANELLAEMDGGDRSPTIVTYNILIGSLAYHGKTDHALKVLDEMVKGRFRPSAASYNPIIARLCSEGKVDLVVKCLDQMFHRRCKPNEGTYNGLAMLCEVGKVQEAFAIIQSLGNKQNSSPQEFCKYVITSLCRKGKTYQAFQLLYEMTTYGFTPDSYTYSSLIRGLCMEGLIEEALEIFVVMEEYDYKPDVDNFNALLLGLCKSRRTDLSLEVFQMMIEKGQMPNETTYTILVEGIAHQDELELSAEVLKELQLRQVVSESTVERLVMQYDFEGIEV; via the coding sequence atGGCAACCCTGTTGAGTTCTGTGTCTACTCTAGCAAACCCATCTCCAGAACCTTTTAGAAAAGCTTATGGCTTCTATTCTCAGATACCAAATCTTCATTCTTTTTCACTCAATAAGGGTTTTATCCGAGTTTTGGCATCGACCCAGGTTACCATTTCTCCTAAAGATTCTGTTTACACCAAACCCAATCGGAAACCtggaaataataatgacaCTAGACATAGGGACCATAAGCTCAACGATGCATTTTTGCAATTGGAGAGAATGGTCTCCAAGGGACACAAGCCTGATGTAGTTCAAGCAACTAATCTGTTGTATGATTTATGCAAGGCCAATAAGATGAAAAAAGCTATTAAAGTCATGGAAATGATGGTTAGTTCAGGTATTATACCCGATGCTTCTTCGTATACTTACTTGGTTAACTGTTTGTGTAAGAAGGGGAATGTTGGTTATGCAATGCAGTTGGTGGAGAAAATGGAGGATTATGGTTACCCCACGAATACAGTTACATATAATTCACTTGTTAGAGGACTTTGCATGCTTGGTAACTTGAATCAGAGCTTGCAATTCTTGGATAGGTTGATACAGAAGGGATTAGTTCCCAATGCGTTcacttattctttcttgcttgAAGCTGCTTATAAGGAAAGAGGAGTGCATGAGGCAATGAAGTTGTTGGATGACATAATTGCCAAGGGTGGAAAGCCTAACTTGGTTAGTTATAATGTGTTGTTGACCGGGTTATGCAAGGAAGGTAGGACTGAGGAAGCAATTCGATTCTTTAGGGATTTGCCCTCAAAAGGGTTTGAACCAAATGTCGTGAGTTATAACATTTTGCTTAGGAGTTTGTGCATGGAAGGACGGTGGGAGGAAGCGAATGAGCTTTTGGCTGAGATGGATGGTGGGGATCGTTCCCCTACTATAGTTACTTACAATATACTAATTGGTTCCCTTGCCTATCATGGTAAAACTGATCATGCTCTCAAGGTATTGGATGAAATGGTTAAGGGTCGTTTTAGGCCCTCTGCTGCAAGTTACAATCCAATAATTGCCCGTCTTTGCAGTGAGGGAAAAGTGGATCTTGTTGTCAAGTGTCTTGACCAAATGTTTCATCGACGCTGTAAACCTAATGAGGGAACATATAATGGTCTGGCAATGCTCTGTGAGGTGGGGAAAGTGCAAGAGGCATTTGCCATAATTCAAAGCTTGGGGAATAAGCAAAATTCTTCCCCACAAGAGTTCTGCAAATATGTGATTACAAGCTTGTGTCGGAAAGGAAAGACGTACCAGGCATTTCAACTTTTATATGAAATGACAACGTATGGTTTTACACCTGACTCGTATACCTATTCATCTTTGATCAGAGGTTTATGTATGGAGGGACTGATAGAGGAAGCCTTGGAGATTTTTGTGGTGATGGAAGAATATGACTATAAGCCTGATGTAGACAATTTCAATGCACTTCTACTCGGATTATGCAAATCTAGAAGAACAGACTTATCCTTGGAagtttttcagatgatgattgAGAAAGGGCAGATGCCTAATGAAACAACATATACCATTTTAGTGGAAGGGATTGCTCATCAAGATGAGTTAGAGCTCTCAGCTGAAGTTTTGAAAGAGCTGCAACTGAGACAAGTTGTCAGTGAAAGCACGGTTGAAAGACTTGTTATGCAATATGACTTTGAGGGTATAGAAGTATAA